Proteins encoded within one genomic window of Cellulomonas flavigena DSM 20109:
- a CDS encoding dihydroorotase, producing the protein MTTYLLTGARLLGGDPTDVLVADGVVAALGADARRAGAHVVDAAGLVLLPGLVDLHTHLREPGREDAETVESGTRAAALGGFTAVHAMANTTPTQDTAGVVEQVWRLGRDAGWCDVHPVGAVTVGLAGERLAELSAMARSAAGVRVFSDDGKCVHDPVVMRRALEYVKAFDGVVAQHAQEPRLTEGAQMHEGVVSAELGLTGWPAVAEEAIVARDVLLAEHVGSRLHVLHLSTAGSVEIVRWAKARGIDVTAEVTPHHLMLTDELVRGYDPRFKVNPPLRTAADVEAVRQGLADGTIDTVGTDHAPHPREDKDCEWAAAAFGMTGLETALSVVQATMVDTGLLTWADVARVMSTAPARIGRVAGQGRPVAVGEPANLTLVDPAARRVVVPEEQATASVNSPFAGRELPGRVVATFLRGRATVLDGALVDPAAAGAHR; encoded by the coding sequence GTGACGACGTATCTGCTGACCGGGGCCCGGCTGCTGGGCGGCGACCCGACGGACGTGCTCGTGGCGGACGGCGTGGTCGCCGCCCTCGGGGCGGACGCGCGGCGTGCCGGGGCGCACGTGGTCGACGCGGCCGGCCTGGTCCTGCTGCCCGGCCTCGTCGACCTGCACACCCACCTGCGCGAGCCCGGGCGCGAGGATGCCGAGACGGTGGAGTCCGGCACGCGGGCGGCGGCGCTCGGCGGCTTCACGGCCGTGCACGCGATGGCGAACACGACGCCGACGCAGGACACCGCGGGCGTCGTCGAGCAGGTCTGGCGCCTGGGGCGTGACGCCGGCTGGTGCGACGTGCACCCGGTGGGGGCCGTCACGGTGGGCCTGGCGGGGGAGCGGCTCGCCGAGCTGTCGGCCATGGCGCGCTCCGCGGCCGGTGTGCGGGTGTTCTCGGACGACGGGAAGTGCGTGCACGACCCGGTCGTGATGCGCCGCGCGCTGGAGTACGTCAAGGCGTTCGACGGCGTCGTCGCCCAGCACGCGCAGGAGCCGCGTCTCACCGAGGGCGCGCAGATGCACGAGGGTGTCGTGTCCGCCGAGCTGGGCCTCACGGGCTGGCCGGCGGTCGCCGAGGAGGCGATCGTCGCGCGCGACGTGCTGCTGGCCGAGCACGTGGGCTCGCGCCTGCACGTCCTGCACCTGTCGACCGCGGGCTCGGTGGAGATCGTGCGGTGGGCCAAGGCGCGAGGGATCGACGTGACCGCCGAGGTCACGCCGCACCACCTCATGCTCACGGACGAGCTCGTGCGCGGCTACGACCCGCGGTTCAAGGTCAACCCGCCGCTGCGCACGGCCGCGGACGTCGAGGCCGTGCGCCAGGGCCTGGCCGACGGCACGATCGACACCGTCGGCACGGACCACGCACCGCACCCGCGCGAGGACAAGGACTGCGAGTGGGCCGCGGCAGCGTTCGGCATGACGGGCCTGGAGACGGCGCTGTCCGTCGTGCAGGCCACGATGGTCGACACGGGCCTGCTCACCTGGGCGGACGTGGCCCGCGTCATGTCCACGGCACCCGCCCGCATCGGCCGCGTCGCCGGGCAGGGTCGGCCCGTCGCGGTCGGCGAGCCCGCCAACCTCACGCTCGTGGACCCGGCAGCGCGGCGTGTGGTCGTGCCCGAGGAGCAGGCCACGGCCAGCGTCAACTCGCCCTTCGCGGGGCGCGAGCTGCCGGGCCGGGTCGTGGCGACGTTCCTGCGGGGTCGCGCGACCGTCCTCGACGGCGCGCTCGTCGACCCCGCGGCGGCCGGGGCGCACCGCTGA
- the carA gene encoding glutamine-hydrolyzing carbamoyl-phosphate synthase small subunit, producing MSDAILVLEDGRTFSGRAYGATGRTVGEIVFNTGMTGYQETLTDPSYHRQIVVMTAPHIGNTGVNDDDPESTRIWVAGYVVRDPARRSSSWRARRTLDEDLVAQGVVGISGIDTRALTRHLRERGVMRAGIFSGAALARPEGERRPVDELVDEVLAAPPMVGADLAGEVSVDTAYVVPALGADGAPLDEPVARVAAVDLGIKSMTPQRMAERGIEVHVLPATAAIDDVLAVQPDGVFFSNGPGDPSAARHEIDVLRGVLDRRIPFFGICYGNQLFGRALGFGTYKLRYGHRGVNQPVMDRTTGKVEITAHNHGFAVDAPLDAETVAPFDGGRYGRVRVSHVDLNDDVVEGLEALDLPAFSVQYHPEAAAGPHDAAYLFDRFLDLMTTHRGTGGTPDAATTGKGAA from the coding sequence ATGAGCGACGCGATCCTCGTCCTCGAGGACGGCCGCACGTTCAGCGGCCGGGCCTACGGGGCCACCGGGCGGACGGTCGGCGAGATCGTCTTCAACACGGGCATGACGGGCTACCAGGAGACCCTGACCGACCCGTCCTACCACCGGCAGATCGTCGTGATGACGGCGCCGCACATCGGCAACACCGGCGTGAACGACGACGACCCGGAGTCGACCCGCATCTGGGTCGCCGGCTACGTCGTGCGCGACCCTGCGCGCCGCTCGTCGAGCTGGCGCGCGCGCCGCACCCTCGACGAGGACCTCGTCGCGCAGGGTGTCGTCGGGATCAGCGGCATCGACACGCGTGCCCTCACGCGGCACCTGCGCGAGCGCGGCGTGATGCGCGCCGGCATCTTCTCGGGCGCGGCCCTCGCGCGCCCCGAGGGGGAGCGACGGCCCGTGGACGAGCTGGTCGACGAGGTGCTGGCCGCGCCGCCGATGGTGGGAGCGGACCTCGCCGGCGAGGTGAGCGTCGACACCGCGTACGTCGTGCCCGCCCTCGGTGCCGACGGTGCGCCGCTCGACGAGCCCGTCGCCCGCGTCGCCGCTGTCGACCTCGGCATCAAGTCCATGACGCCCCAGCGGATGGCCGAGCGCGGCATCGAGGTGCACGTGCTGCCCGCGACGGCCGCGATCGACGACGTCCTCGCGGTGCAGCCCGACGGCGTGTTCTTCTCCAACGGACCCGGCGACCCGTCAGCGGCCCGCCACGAGATCGACGTGCTGCGGGGCGTGCTCGACCGCCGGATCCCGTTCTTCGGCATCTGCTACGGCAACCAGCTGTTCGGCCGTGCGCTGGGCTTCGGCACGTACAAGCTGCGCTACGGCCACCGCGGTGTGAACCAGCCGGTCATGGACCGCACGACCGGCAAGGTCGAGATCACGGCGCACAACCACGGGTTCGCGGTCGACGCGCCGCTCGACGCCGAGACCGTCGCGCCGTTCGACGGCGGCCGCTACGGGCGCGTGCGGGTGTCGCACGTCGACCTCAACGACGACGTCGTCGAGGGCCTCGAGGCGCTCGACCTGCCGGCGTTCTCCGTGCAGTACCACCCGGAGGCCGCAGCCGGCCCGCACGACGCCGCCTACCTCTTCGACCGCTTCCTCGACCTCATGACCACGCACCGCGGCACCGGCGGCACGCCGGACGCCGCGACCACCGGGAAGGGCGCCGCCTGA
- the carB gene encoding carbamoyl-phosphate synthase large subunit, with translation MPRRDDLKSVLVIGSGPIVIGQACEFDYSGTQACRVLKEEGLRVVLVNSNPATIMTDPEFADATYVEPITTEVLTSIIAKERPDALLPTLGGQTALNAAIALDEAGVLEKYGVELIGANIAAIQKGEDRQAFKDVVEVAGGESARSAIIHTVDEALVAAEDLGYPMVVRPSFTMGGLGSGLAYDEDDLRRIVGQGLHYSPTTEVLLEESILGWKEYELELMRDKHDNVVVVCSIENVDPVGVHTGDSVTVAPALTLTDREYQRLRDISIAVIREVGVDTGGCNIQFAVHPDTGRVIVIEMNPRVSRSSALASKATGFPIAKIAAKLAIGYTLDEIPNDITRSTPASFEPTLDYVVVKVPRFAFEKFPAADDTLTTTMKSVGEAMALGRNFTEALGKAMRSIDKKGSTFHWDGEPATGEELERLVASISRPTEHRLVDVQQVLRAGVPVDDVYARTGIDPWFLDQVQLVNEVARATAEAPALTADVLEQAKRHGLSDVQVAALRQTSEDAVRRTRWALGVRPVYKTVDTCAAEFAARTPYHYSSYDEESEVQPRPRPAILILGSGPNRIGQGIEFDYSCVHAALALKGEYETVMVNCNPETVSTDYDTADRLYFEPLTFEDVLEVYEAEKAAGPVAGLIVTLGGQTPLSLAQRLSDAGLPILGTPPAAIDAAEDRGEFGAVLAAAGLPAPAFGTATTLEGARETARRIGFPVLVRPSYVLGGRGMEIVYDEHQLTEYVERAIHEQLGGDRGGSLPPLLIDRFLDDAIEIDVDALYDGTELFLGGVMEHIEEAGVHSGDSACVLPPVTLSVAELARIRESTEAIARGVGVRGLLNIQFALVSDVLYVLEANPRASRTAPFVSKATGVSLAKAAALVMAGRTIAELRASGLLPAQDASVLDLDAPLAVKEAVLPFKRFRTADGTVVDTVLGPEMRSTGEVMGFDVDFPTAFAKSQAAAFGGLPTSGRVFISVADRDKRSIVLPVKRLVELGFEILATEGTAAVLRRSGIVSRIVRKHSAGRGPDGEPTVVDLISAGEVDMVVNTPSGQGSRADGYEIRAATTAADKAIVTTVQQLGAAVQAIEARQAGPFSVTSLQEHDAAAASRRAALAEVGA, from the coding sequence ATGCCTCGCCGCGACGACCTGAAGTCCGTCCTCGTCATCGGCTCCGGCCCGATCGTCATCGGGCAGGCCTGCGAGTTCGACTACTCCGGCACGCAGGCGTGCCGCGTGCTGAAGGAGGAGGGCCTGCGGGTCGTCCTCGTGAACTCGAACCCCGCCACGATCATGACCGACCCGGAGTTCGCCGACGCGACCTACGTCGAGCCGATCACGACCGAGGTCCTCACGTCGATCATCGCCAAGGAGCGGCCCGACGCGCTGCTGCCGACGCTCGGCGGCCAGACCGCCCTCAACGCGGCGATCGCGCTCGACGAGGCCGGTGTCCTGGAGAAGTACGGCGTCGAGCTCATCGGCGCGAACATCGCTGCCATCCAGAAGGGCGAGGACCGCCAGGCGTTCAAGGACGTCGTCGAGGTCGCGGGTGGCGAGTCCGCCCGCTCCGCGATCATCCACACGGTCGACGAGGCGCTCGTCGCCGCCGAGGACCTCGGGTACCCGATGGTCGTGCGGCCGTCGTTCACCATGGGCGGCCTCGGCTCGGGCCTCGCGTACGACGAGGACGACCTGCGCCGGATCGTCGGGCAGGGCCTGCACTACTCGCCGACCACCGAGGTGCTCCTCGAGGAGTCGATCCTCGGCTGGAAGGAGTACGAGCTCGAGCTCATGCGCGACAAGCACGACAACGTCGTGGTCGTGTGCTCGATCGAGAACGTCGACCCCGTCGGTGTGCACACCGGCGACTCGGTCACGGTGGCGCCGGCGCTCACGCTCACGGACCGCGAGTACCAGCGGCTGCGCGACATCAGCATCGCGGTCATCCGTGAGGTCGGGGTGGACACCGGTGGCTGCAACATCCAGTTCGCGGTGCACCCCGACACCGGCCGGGTCATCGTCATCGAGATGAACCCGCGCGTGTCGCGCTCGTCGGCGCTCGCGTCGAAGGCGACCGGCTTCCCGATCGCGAAGATCGCCGCCAAGCTCGCCATCGGCTACACGCTCGACGAGATCCCCAACGACATCACGCGCTCGACGCCCGCGTCGTTCGAGCCGACCCTCGACTACGTCGTGGTCAAGGTCCCGCGGTTCGCGTTCGAGAAGTTCCCTGCGGCCGACGACACGCTGACGACGACCATGAAGTCGGTCGGCGAGGCGATGGCGCTGGGCCGCAACTTCACCGAGGCGCTCGGCAAGGCGATGCGCTCGATCGACAAGAAGGGCTCGACGTTCCACTGGGACGGCGAGCCGGCCACGGGGGAGGAGCTCGAGCGGCTCGTCGCGTCGATCTCGCGTCCCACGGAGCACCGGCTCGTCGACGTGCAGCAGGTGCTGCGCGCGGGGGTCCCCGTCGACGACGTGTACGCCCGTACCGGCATCGACCCGTGGTTCCTCGACCAGGTCCAGCTCGTCAACGAGGTCGCGAGGGCCACGGCCGAGGCGCCGGCGCTCACGGCGGACGTCCTCGAGCAGGCCAAGCGGCACGGGTTGTCGGACGTGCAGGTCGCCGCCCTGCGGCAGACCAGCGAGGACGCCGTCCGGCGCACGCGCTGGGCGCTGGGCGTCCGACCGGTGTACAAGACCGTCGACACGTGCGCGGCCGAGTTCGCGGCCCGAACGCCGTACCACTACTCGTCGTACGACGAGGAGAGCGAGGTCCAGCCGCGCCCGCGGCCGGCCATCCTCATCCTGGGCTCCGGGCCCAACCGGATCGGCCAGGGCATCGAGTTCGACTACTCGTGCGTGCACGCCGCGCTGGCGCTCAAGGGCGAGTACGAGACCGTCATGGTCAACTGCAACCCCGAGACGGTGTCGACCGACTACGACACGGCCGACCGCCTGTACTTCGAACCGCTGACGTTCGAGGACGTCCTCGAGGTGTACGAGGCGGAGAAGGCCGCCGGCCCCGTGGCCGGCCTCATCGTGACGCTCGGCGGCCAGACGCCGCTGTCGCTCGCGCAGCGGCTGTCGGACGCGGGCCTGCCGATCCTCGGAACGCCGCCGGCGGCCATCGACGCCGCGGAGGACCGTGGCGAGTTCGGTGCCGTGCTGGCGGCCGCCGGTCTCCCGGCGCCGGCGTTCGGCACGGCGACGACCCTGGAGGGGGCGCGCGAGACGGCCCGTCGCATCGGGTTCCCGGTGCTGGTCCGTCCGTCGTACGTGCTGGGCGGGCGCGGGATGGAGATCGTGTACGACGAGCACCAGCTCACCGAGTACGTCGAGCGCGCGATCCACGAGCAGCTGGGTGGGGACCGCGGGGGCAGCCTGCCCCCGCTGCTCATCGACCGCTTCCTCGACGACGCGATCGAGATCGACGTCGACGCGCTGTACGACGGCACCGAGCTGTTCCTCGGTGGCGTCATGGAGCACATCGAGGAGGCCGGCGTGCACTCGGGCGACTCCGCGTGCGTGCTGCCCCCGGTGACGCTGTCGGTCGCCGAGCTCGCGCGCATCCGGGAGTCGACCGAGGCGATCGCGCGCGGCGTGGGCGTGCGCGGGCTGCTCAACATCCAGTTCGCCCTGGTGTCGGACGTGCTGTACGTGCTCGAGGCGAACCCGCGCGCGTCCCGCACGGCGCCGTTCGTCTCCAAGGCCACGGGCGTGTCGCTCGCCAAGGCCGCGGCGCTCGTGATGGCCGGCCGGACGATCGCCGAGCTGCGGGCGTCGGGCCTGCTGCCCGCCCAGGACGCGAGCGTGCTCGACCTCGACGCGCCGCTCGCGGTCAAGGAGGCCGTGCTGCCCTTCAAGCGGTTCCGCACGGCGGACGGCACGGTCGTCGACACGGTCCTGGGCCCGGAGATGCGCTCGACGGGTGAGGTCATGGGCTTCGACGTCGACTTCCCGACGGCGTTCGCGAAGTCGCAGGCGGCGGCCTTCGGTGGGCTGCCGACGAGCGGGCGGGTGTTCATCTCGGTCGCGGACCGCGACAAGCGGTCGATCGTGCTCCCGGTGAAGCGCCTGGTGGAGCTCGGGTTCGAGATCCTCGCCACCGAGGGCACGGCCGCCGTGCTCCGGCGCAGCGGCATCGTGTCGCGGATCGTGCGCAAGCACTCGGCGGGGCGCGGACCGGACGGCGAGCCGACGGTCGTCGACCTCATCTCCGCCGGGGAGGTGGACATGGTCGTCAACACGCCCTCGGGGCAGGGCTCGCGTGCCGACGGGTACGAGATCCGCGCCGCCACGACGGCGGCGGACAAGGCGATCGTCACGACGGTGCAGCAGCTCGGCGCCGCGGTGCAGGCCATCGAGGCGCGCCAGGCGGGTCCGTTCAGCGTCACGAGCCTGCAGGAGCACGACGCCGCGGCGGCGTCGCGACGTGCGGCCCTCGCGGAGGTGGGTGCGTGA
- the pyrF gene encoding orotidine-5'-phosphate decarboxylase, giving the protein MTRAPFGARLAAAMDDHGPLCVGIDPHASLLEAWGLTDDAAGVRSFALRVMEAVGGRVAAVKPQAAFFERHGAAGVAALEEVVAAGRESGTLVVVDAKRGDIGSTMGAYADAFLRDGSPLAGDALTVSPYLGFGSLDPAVELARETGRGLFVLCLTSNAEGHEVQHARTADGVSVAAAVAARAAELNAGADELGSVGLVVGATIGDAAVRAGVELAAVRGPLLAPGVGAQGAGAAELAEVFGGARRQVLASSSRGVLRTGPDVAALRAAALRASGEASAVLR; this is encoded by the coding sequence GTGACCCGCGCACCCTTCGGGGCACGCCTCGCCGCAGCCATGGACGACCACGGTCCGCTGTGCGTCGGCATCGACCCGCACGCCTCCCTCCTGGAGGCGTGGGGGCTGACGGACGACGCGGCGGGGGTGCGTTCGTTCGCGCTGCGCGTCATGGAGGCCGTCGGTGGCCGGGTCGCGGCGGTCAAGCCGCAGGCCGCGTTCTTCGAACGTCACGGGGCGGCAGGTGTCGCGGCGCTCGAGGAGGTCGTGGCCGCCGGCCGGGAGTCCGGCACGCTGGTCGTGGTGGACGCCAAGCGCGGCGACATCGGGTCGACGATGGGGGCGTACGCCGACGCGTTCCTGCGCGACGGCTCGCCGCTCGCCGGCGACGCGCTCACGGTGTCCCCGTACCTCGGCTTCGGCTCGCTCGACCCGGCGGTCGAGCTCGCCCGCGAGACGGGACGCGGGCTGTTCGTGCTCTGCCTCACGTCGAACGCCGAGGGCCACGAGGTGCAGCACGCGCGGACCGCGGACGGCGTGAGCGTCGCCGCGGCGGTCGCGGCCCGCGCGGCGGAGCTGAATGCGGGTGCGGACGAGCTCGGCTCGGTCGGACTGGTCGTCGGCGCGACCATCGGTGACGCGGCCGTACGCGCCGGTGTGGAGCTGGCGGCCGTCCGCGGGCCGCTCCTCGCTCCGGGTGTCGGTGCCCAGGGGGCGGGGGCTGCCGAGCTGGCCGAGGTCTTCGGTGGTGCCCGTCGCCAGGTGCTGGCGTCCTCGAGCAGGGGCGTGCTGCGGACGGGGCCGGACGTCGCGGCGCTGCGCGCAGCGGCGCTGCGTGCGAGCGGGGAGGCGTCGGCCGTCCTGCGCTGA
- the mihF gene encoding integration host factor, actinobacterial type, which produces MALPPLTPEQRAAALEKAAAARQARAEVKNRLKYSQGSLSEVIEQGQQDETIGKLKVAALLESLPGVGKVKARAIMSEIGISETRRVRGLGPHQVKALVDRFG; this is translated from the coding sequence GTGGCTCTTCCTCCGCTGACTCCCGAACAACGAGCCGCTGCGCTCGAGAAGGCTGCCGCGGCGCGGCAGGCCCGTGCCGAGGTGAAGAACCGCCTCAAGTACTCGCAGGGCTCCCTGTCCGAGGTGATCGAGCAGGGACAGCAGGACGAGACGATCGGCAAGCTCAAGGTCGCCGCCCTGCTGGAGTCCCTTCCCGGTGTGGGGAAGGTCAAGGCCCGTGCGATCATGTCCGAGATCGGCATCTCGGAGACGCGCCGGGTGCGTGGCCTCGGCCCGCACCAGGTCAAGGCGCTCGTCGACCGGTTCGGCTGA